A DNA window from Candidatus Binatia bacterium contains the following coding sequences:
- a CDS encoding sterol desaturase family protein, whose product MNQADFLRGVGLIAVVMAVSALLELVAPMAVARGLPPSRKSANLALGTVTILLNAALTAGAGWLAGRFPGNSPALMTRLALPLQLMAGIVVLDFFFGYFAHRAMHASALLWRFHRVHHADPHVDVTTTYRTHPVETLWRFAWMMLPAWVLGVPGSALVVYRLLSAVNGIFEHANIRIAPAADSALSLLWVTPNMHKIHHSRQPRETDTNYGNLFAVHDRMLGTFTPTARAFDVRYGLEGSNSGGQASLLGLLVLPWRQRAGQWTAAAVATSLSAPPDGARRREA is encoded by the coding sequence ATGAACCAAGCGGATTTCCTGCGCGGAGTCGGCCTCATCGCAGTCGTCATGGCGGTATCGGCCCTTCTGGAGCTGGTCGCGCCGATGGCCGTCGCACGGGGGCTGCCGCCGTCGAGAAAAAGCGCGAATCTCGCGCTGGGCACGGTGACGATTCTCCTGAATGCTGCCCTGACTGCCGGCGCAGGCTGGCTGGCAGGGAGATTCCCCGGCAATTCACCGGCACTCATGACGAGGCTGGCGCTGCCGTTGCAGCTCATGGCCGGCATCGTCGTCCTCGATTTCTTCTTCGGCTACTTCGCCCACCGCGCGATGCACGCGTCGGCGCTGCTGTGGAGGTTTCACCGCGTGCATCACGCCGATCCCCACGTCGACGTGACGACGACGTACCGCACGCATCCGGTCGAAACCCTGTGGCGCTTCGCGTGGATGATGCTGCCGGCGTGGGTACTGGGTGTCCCCGGATCGGCGCTGGTCGTCTACCGGCTCCTGTCCGCAGTCAACGGGATCTTCGAGCACGCGAACATTCGCATCGCCCCCGCGGCCGACAGCGCGCTGTCGCTCCTTTGGGTGACGCCGAACATGCACAAGATCCACCATTCGCGGCAGCCTCGCGAAACCGACACCAACTACGGCAATCTGTTCGCGGTCCACGACCGGATGCTGGGCACGTTCACGCCGACGGCGCGCGCTTTCGATGTTCGCTACGGGCTCGAGGGCAGCAACTCCGGCGGCCAGGCAAGCCTGCTCGGGCTCCTCGTGTTGCCGTGGCGGCAGCGCGCCGGCCAATGGACAGCCGCCGCCGTGGCGACTTCGCTCAGCGCCCCGCCGGATGGGGCTCGTCGACGCGAGGCCTGA
- a CDS encoding enoyl-CoA hydratase-related protein has product MSDKKYEFIKTEAKDRILVVTINRPESFNSLHPAANREMGDAFDDFAVNEDLWVAIVTGAGEKAFSAGNDLKWTAENQGKLEIPPRGFGGLTNRFDLFKPVIAAVNGVALGGGFEIALACDIIVASSNAKFGLPEPRVGLAALAGGMHRLPRQIGLKNAMGMMLTGRHVDASEAYRLGIAQEITDPAALMERALAWAGEIAACAPLSVRTTKEVALESLGHPLEEAAHRKYPAVDKLFRSEDFVEGPKAFAQKRKPNWKGR; this is encoded by the coding sequence GTGTCCGACAAGAAATACGAGTTCATCAAGACCGAAGCGAAGGACAGGATCCTCGTCGTCACGATCAACCGGCCCGAGTCGTTCAACTCGCTGCACCCGGCGGCCAATCGCGAGATGGGCGATGCGTTCGACGACTTTGCCGTGAACGAGGACCTCTGGGTCGCGATCGTCACCGGAGCCGGCGAAAAAGCGTTTTCGGCGGGCAACGACCTCAAGTGGACCGCCGAGAACCAAGGGAAGCTCGAGATCCCGCCGCGCGGATTCGGAGGGCTGACCAACCGTTTCGACCTGTTCAAGCCGGTGATCGCGGCGGTCAACGGAGTCGCGCTCGGCGGAGGATTCGAGATCGCGCTCGCGTGCGACATCATCGTCGCGTCGTCGAACGCGAAGTTCGGACTGCCCGAGCCGCGGGTCGGGCTGGCGGCGCTGGCGGGCGGGATGCACCGGCTGCCGCGCCAGATCGGGCTGAAAAACGCGATGGGAATGATGCTGACGGGACGGCACGTCGACGCCAGCGAGGCTTACCGCCTCGGCATCGCGCAGGAAATCACCGACCCGGCCGCGCTGATGGAGCGCGCCCTGGCGTGGGCCGGCGAAATTGCCGCATGCGCGCCGCTGTCGGTGCGTACGACCAAGGAAGTGGCGCTCGAGAGTTTGGGGCATCCGCTCGAAGAGGCGGCGCACAGGAAATATCCGGCAGTCGACAAGCTGTTTCGCTCGGAGGATTTCGTCGAAGGGCCGAAGGCGTTTGCGCAGAAGCGCAAGCCGAACTGGAAGGGACGTTGA
- a CDS encoding protein tyrosine phosphatase family protein, which yields MPIDTIKNFLPIDERLGTAGQPTEDELREVAAAGYTAVINLGLLDPRYCLADEAGLVRSLGLGYCHIPVQFDAPTTEDFRRFVAAMDELGDGRVLVHCAANYRVSSFVALYGEMKLGWDRGRADAHARTLWPLNDVWAQFLDRCRREVVEAKSS from the coding sequence ATGCCAATCGACACCATCAAGAATTTCCTGCCGATCGACGAGCGCCTCGGCACGGCCGGCCAGCCGACCGAGGACGAATTGCGAGAGGTCGCCGCAGCCGGCTACACGGCGGTGATCAATCTCGGTCTTCTCGATCCGCGCTACTGCCTTGCCGACGAAGCGGGTCTCGTGCGCTCGCTCGGCCTCGGCTACTGCCACATTCCCGTGCAGTTCGATGCACCGACGACGGAGGATTTCCGCCGTTTCGTCGCCGCGATGGACGAGCTCGGCGACGGGCGCGTGCTCGTGCACTGCGCCGCCAACTATCGCGTCAGCAGCTTCGTCGCGCTGTACGGCGAGATGAAGCTCGGCTGGGACCGCGGCCGCGCCGATGCGCATGCGCGCACGCTGTGGCCGCTCAATGACGTGTGGGCCCAGTTCCTCGACCGCTGTCGCCGCGAAGTGGTGGAGGCAAAATCATCGTGA
- a CDS encoding acyl-CoA dehydrogenase family protein: protein MDLSYGPEYEEFRREVRAFLDAHKSVAPPAAIGLEGSPQVRDWQKRLVDGGYASRTVPRQYGGFGAKPDLLQNIIIDEEFRRAGVSRGMANQGISMFVPTLLQYGNEDQKLRYIGPTIRGEMIWCQGYSEPGSGSDLASLKTSAVLDGDEFVINGQKIWTSTAREAQMMFALVRTEPDAPKHEGISYLLVDMKAPGLTIRPLVMMTGHAGFNEVFFDNVRVPRENLIGRRGQGWEVGKATLIHERNMLGAADQTENSYIRCVDVLRDFGVLDNAVYRDRLMKIAARTYAMKFHSMRMLTDRLKKRPPDAAALIMKLNGCQLNHDIAKLAIDAMAETGTLKRGSRHVRADGAWQNEYMFQLGLIIGGGTAQIQKNIISEIGLGMPREPKAARGASR, encoded by the coding sequence ATGGACCTGAGCTACGGCCCCGAATACGAAGAGTTCCGTCGCGAGGTACGCGCCTTTCTGGACGCGCACAAAAGCGTCGCGCCTCCCGCCGCGATCGGCCTCGAAGGATCGCCGCAGGTGCGCGACTGGCAGAAGAGGCTCGTCGACGGCGGCTACGCCAGCCGCACCGTTCCGCGCCAGTACGGTGGCTTCGGTGCCAAGCCGGACCTGCTGCAGAACATCATCATCGACGAGGAGTTCCGCCGTGCGGGCGTCTCGCGCGGGATGGCCAACCAGGGCATCAGCATGTTCGTGCCGACGCTGCTGCAGTACGGCAACGAAGACCAGAAACTGCGCTACATCGGCCCGACGATCCGCGGCGAGATGATCTGGTGCCAGGGTTACAGCGAGCCCGGATCCGGCTCCGATCTTGCCAGCCTCAAGACGTCGGCCGTCCTCGACGGCGACGAGTTCGTGATCAACGGACAGAAGATCTGGACGAGCACGGCGCGCGAAGCGCAGATGATGTTCGCGCTCGTCCGCACCGAACCGGACGCTCCCAAGCACGAGGGAATCAGCTACCTGCTCGTCGACATGAAGGCGCCGGGCCTCACGATCCGTCCTCTCGTCATGATGACGGGCCACGCCGGCTTCAACGAAGTCTTCTTCGACAACGTCCGCGTGCCCCGCGAGAACCTCATCGGGCGGCGAGGCCAGGGCTGGGAAGTCGGCAAAGCGACGCTGATCCACGAGCGCAACATGCTCGGGGCCGCCGACCAGACCGAGAACTCCTACATTCGCTGCGTCGACGTGCTGCGCGACTTCGGCGTTCTCGACAACGCGGTGTACCGCGACCGCCTGATGAAGATCGCGGCGCGCACCTATGCGATGAAGTTCCACTCGATGCGCATGCTGACCGACCGCCTGAAGAAGAGGCCGCCGGATGCGGCCGCGCTGATCATGAAGCTCAACGGCTGCCAGCTGAACCACGACATCGCCAAGCTCGCGATCGACGCGATGGCCGAGACCGGGACGCTCAAGCGCGGTTCCCGCCACGTGCGCGCCGACGGAGCCTGGCAGAACGAATACATGTTCCAGCTCGGGCTGATCATCGGCGGCGGCACCGCACAGATCCAGAAGAACATCATCAGCGAAATCGGGCTCGGCATGCCGCGCGAGCCGAAAGCGGCGCGCGGGGCGTCCCGGTAA
- a CDS encoding prepilin peptidase — MTLLLAVLFGLIVGSFLNVCIVRLPEEESIVAPRSHCRSCDAPVAWNDNIPVASFLLLGGRCRSCGAPFSIRYPLVEVLAGIFFGMVAMRGLPPAVTLVQMAIVSVLIVVTFIDIDHFLILDVVTYPSIALSPVLALVVGHITIRDCLLGIVVGGGGLWAFAWTYEKLRHREGMGFGDVKLLAMIGGLLGWQATLFSLFAASLVGSAWGLVVMVLRSRRLDLEIPFGPFLALGAVIYMFDGPRLIALWLERPPLF, encoded by the coding sequence ATGACGCTTCTTCTTGCCGTGCTGTTCGGCCTCATCGTCGGCAGCTTCCTCAACGTCTGCATCGTGCGGCTGCCCGAGGAGGAGTCGATCGTGGCACCCCGGTCCCACTGCCGCAGCTGCGATGCACCGGTGGCGTGGAATGACAACATTCCGGTCGCGAGCTTTCTCCTGCTCGGCGGCCGCTGCCGAAGCTGCGGTGCGCCGTTTTCGATCCGCTACCCGCTGGTCGAAGTCCTCGCCGGAATTTTCTTCGGAATGGTCGCGATGCGCGGCCTGCCGCCGGCGGTCACGCTTGTGCAGATGGCGATCGTCTCCGTCCTGATCGTCGTGACGTTCATCGACATCGATCACTTCCTGATTCTCGACGTGGTTACCTATCCGTCGATCGCGCTGTCGCCGGTGCTTGCGCTCGTTGTCGGCCACATCACGATTCGCGACTGTCTGCTCGGCATCGTCGTCGGCGGCGGAGGCCTGTGGGCATTCGCGTGGACCTACGAGAAGCTGAGGCACCGCGAGGGAATGGGGTTCGGCGACGTCAAGCTGCTCGCGATGATCGGCGGGCTCCTCGGGTGGCAGGCGACGCTGTTCAGCCTGTTTGCGGCGTCCCTGGTGGGATCGGCCTGGGGGCTCGTCGTGATGGTGCTGCGCAGCCGGCGCCTCGACCTGGAAATTCCGTTCGGGCCTTTTCTCGCGCTCGGAGCCGTCATCTACATGTTCGACGGGCCGCGCCTGATCGCGCTGTGGCTCGAGCGACCTCCGCTGTTTTAG
- a CDS encoding Uma2 family endonuclease → MQTAFRSEERYSMSAFVHWLRARPPGDIHRYELLAGHIVMTPPASGLHGAIEAQLGAALFNHVEAHRLGRIFSSSTGYELPSGDIVEPDLSFVCSAKLAAGPPLAAGKFARFVPDLVVEILSPTTARRDRTEKQRIYEKNGVAEYWIVSPGSRSVSMSHLVDGAFTKPVHLVSEEIVSRAVPGLRLPVSKVFAGL, encoded by the coding sequence ATGCAGACAGCATTCCGTTCGGAAGAGCGTTACTCGATGTCGGCGTTCGTCCACTGGTTGCGCGCCCGACCACCCGGCGACATCCACCGCTACGAGCTCCTCGCCGGCCACATCGTCATGACGCCGCCGGCCAGCGGCTTGCACGGCGCAATCGAGGCGCAGCTCGGTGCGGCTCTGTTCAACCACGTGGAGGCGCATCGTCTCGGCCGCATCTTCAGCTCGAGCACGGGGTACGAGCTTCCGAGCGGTGACATCGTGGAGCCCGACCTTTCGTTTGTTTGCAGCGCGAAGCTCGCAGCGGGACCGCCTCTGGCAGCCGGAAAGTTCGCCCGGTTCGTTCCGGACCTCGTCGTCGAGATCCTCTCGCCGACGACGGCAAGGCGCGACAGGACCGAAAAGCAGCGGATCTACGAGAAAAACGGCGTTGCCGAATACTGGATCGTCTCTCCGGGCTCACGCAGCGTCAGCATGAGTCATCTCGTGGATGGCGCCTTTACGAAGCCGGTGCACCTCGTGAGTGAGGAAATCGTATCACGCGCCGTGCCCGGGCTTCGCTTGCCGGTCTCGAAGGTTTTCGCCGGACTCTGA
- a CDS encoding sigma-70 family RNA polymerase sigma factor — protein MSGLPAIEKAFRASERRLWGLCYRMTGVAADADEIVQESFAKALESTAVLASADLERWLVRVVTNLSIDCLRKRRRRRYSGPWLPSPHEDGLPADATDPRDGAERRYERAEQVSYAFLVALEALTPRSRAVLLLTDVLDCPAAEVASILGIREGNVRVLHHRARRALEAAGASASVSPDVLARQRGALERLVLCMMQQDGVGMEKLLADSVRSITDGGGVYTALREPLAGKPAVIRFHLEVARRRAPISTSEIRVVNGAAALVVVTRPLRSRMSPRLVLRCEVDADGRIRELHTILAPRKLTAVRFGEPPRAV, from the coding sequence ATGAGCGGTCTGCCCGCCATCGAGAAAGCCTTTCGTGCGAGCGAGCGGCGCCTGTGGGGCTTGTGCTACCGGATGACCGGCGTCGCTGCCGACGCCGACGAAATCGTCCAGGAATCCTTCGCAAAAGCGCTCGAATCGACCGCCGTGCTCGCCAGTGCCGACCTCGAGCGTTGGCTCGTGCGCGTCGTCACCAACCTCAGCATCGACTGCCTGCGCAAGCGGCGTCGTCGCAGGTACAGCGGCCCGTGGCTGCCCTCGCCACACGAAGACGGCCTGCCCGCCGATGCGACCGATCCCCGCGACGGCGCCGAGCGCCGCTACGAGAGAGCCGAACAGGTTTCGTACGCTTTCCTCGTCGCACTCGAGGCGCTGACGCCGCGTTCCCGCGCCGTGCTGCTGCTGACCGACGTCCTCGACTGTCCGGCAGCCGAAGTCGCGAGCATTCTCGGCATCCGCGAGGGCAACGTGCGCGTGCTCCATCACCGCGCACGCCGCGCGCTCGAAGCCGCCGGCGCGAGCGCCAGCGTTTCGCCGGACGTGCTGGCAAGGCAGCGCGGAGCGCTCGAACGGCTCGTGCTCTGCATGATGCAGCAGGACGGCGTCGGCATGGAGAAGCTGCTGGCAGACAGTGTCCGCTCGATCACCGACGGTGGTGGAGTCTACACGGCGCTGCGGGAGCCCCTGGCCGGCAAGCCCGCGGTGATCCGATTCCACCTCGAAGTTGCGCGGCGGCGCGCGCCGATCTCGACGAGCGAAATTCGTGTCGTCAACGGCGCCGCTGCCCTCGTCGTCGTGACGCGGCCGCTGCGCAGCCGGATGTCGCCACGCCTCGTGCTGCGCTGCGAGGTCGACGCCGACGGCCGCATCCGCGAATTGCACACGATCCTGGCGCCGCGAAAGCTCACCGCGGTGCGTTTCGGCGAGCCGCCTCGCGCCGTGTAA
- a CDS encoding acyl-CoA dehydrogenase family protein: MIEWNEQHEMMRSAVRRFIEAEIVPHIEEFEHGNTPPYDVLRRMFKAFGIDEAARERFHNQIERERGATGSADTLPERKIERGPEAGDRLAMQLIPTIELCRYCPGMVTAMGVSVGLTSAAILSKGTIAQKERWALDLLTFDKIGSWAITEPGSGSDAFGGMKSTARRDGDGYVLNGSKTFITNGPYADTIVFICRLDEENPPAERKVLTFVLERGMPGLEQSRPVRKMGMHSSPTGDLFLSDVRVGKEYLLGESEKLATRSGAKDTFSTERTGVAAMALGIVEECLRICTAYAKTRVAFGRPIGEFQLIQLKLAKMEVARMNIQNLVFRQVELAAAGVRPTLAEASAMKLYSAQAAMEVCLESVQLHGGNGYMAEYRVEQLCRDAKVLQIYAGTDEIQISQIARSLLAG, translated from the coding sequence TTGATCGAATGGAACGAGCAACACGAGATGATGCGCAGCGCGGTGCGGCGCTTCATCGAAGCCGAGATCGTGCCGCATATCGAAGAATTCGAGCACGGCAATACGCCGCCGTACGACGTGCTTCGCCGCATGTTCAAGGCGTTCGGCATCGACGAAGCGGCGCGCGAGCGGTTCCACAACCAGATCGAGCGCGAGCGTGGCGCGACGGGCAGTGCAGACACGCTGCCGGAGCGCAAGATCGAACGCGGTCCCGAGGCCGGCGACCGCCTGGCAATGCAGCTCATTCCAACCATCGAGCTTTGCCGCTATTGCCCCGGAATGGTCACTGCAATGGGAGTCAGCGTCGGACTGACGTCTGCCGCGATCCTTTCGAAGGGAACGATCGCGCAGAAGGAGCGCTGGGCCCTCGACCTCCTGACGTTCGACAAGATCGGGTCGTGGGCCATCACGGAGCCCGGCTCCGGCTCCGACGCGTTCGGCGGCATGAAATCGACCGCCAGGCGCGACGGCGACGGCTACGTGCTCAACGGCAGCAAGACGTTCATCACCAACGGCCCTTACGCCGACACCATCGTCTTCATCTGCCGTCTCGACGAAGAAAACCCGCCCGCCGAACGCAAGGTGCTGACGTTCGTTCTCGAACGCGGGATGCCTGGCCTCGAGCAGTCCAGGCCCGTGCGCAAGATGGGCATGCATTCGTCGCCGACCGGCGATCTGTTTCTCTCGGACGTGCGGGTCGGCAAGGAGTACCTTCTCGGAGAATCCGAGAAGCTCGCGACGCGCTCGGGCGCCAAGGACACGTTCTCGACCGAAAGGACCGGAGTGGCGGCGATGGCGCTCGGAATCGTCGAGGAATGCCTGCGCATCTGCACGGCGTATGCGAAGACCCGTGTCGCATTCGGCCGACCGATCGGCGAGTTCCAGCTGATCCAGCTCAAGCTCGCAAAAATGGAAGTCGCTCGCATGAACATCCAGAACCTCGTGTTCCGGCAGGTGGAGCTGGCGGCTGCCGGGGTGCGGCCGACTCTGGCCGAGGCGTCGGCGATGAAACTGTACTCCGCGCAGGCAGCCATGGAGGTCTGCCTCGAATCGGTCCAGCTTCACGGCGGCAACGGCTACATGGCCGAGTACCGCGTCGAGCAGCTCTGCCGCGATGCCAAGGTGCTGCAGATCTACGCAGGCACCGACGAGATCCAGATCTCCCAGATCGCGCGCAGCCTGCTCGCCGGATAG
- a CDS encoding acyl-CoA dehydrogenase family protein codes for MDFGLSDDQTLFQSSLRGFLGEKVPTGRVRTIMESASGHDASLVQQLGEQGVTGILVPAEYGGTGLSLLDAAVAAEELGRAAVPYSFHAAAVLAPLLLAASSNEARKSEWLPRIAEGRATLGAIVAGPEVRDGRLSGSASFVPDAAVASAFVVRCGSGPSAQFHVVPRTASGLRVEALSTIDDTRRVGEVFFDGVAVDAGTNLEIADASAGFERALDAARIVLAADSLGAAERSLDEAVKYALTREQFGRVIGSFQAVKHMCAEVFAEIEPLRSLLWYAAFAWDERRDDAPMMAALLKSHACEAATEATTTCVQVYGGMGFTYECDMQLWFKRAGYNRQMLGSPAALRELAAARMS; via the coding sequence ATGGATTTCGGGCTTTCGGACGACCAGACGTTGTTCCAGTCATCGCTGCGCGGCTTTCTCGGCGAGAAAGTGCCGACCGGGCGCGTGCGCACGATCATGGAGAGCGCCAGCGGGCACGATGCCTCGCTCGTGCAGCAGCTCGGCGAGCAGGGTGTGACCGGCATCCTCGTTCCCGCCGAGTACGGCGGCACCGGGCTCAGCCTGCTCGATGCGGCCGTGGCTGCCGAGGAGCTGGGGCGAGCGGCGGTGCCGTACTCGTTTCATGCTGCGGCGGTGCTGGCGCCGCTGCTGCTGGCCGCATCGTCGAATGAGGCGCGCAAATCGGAATGGCTGCCGCGTATCGCCGAGGGGCGCGCGACGCTAGGCGCAATCGTCGCGGGACCGGAAGTCCGCGACGGGCGTCTTTCCGGCAGCGCATCGTTCGTACCGGATGCCGCGGTCGCGTCGGCCTTCGTCGTGCGGTGCGGGAGCGGGCCGTCGGCGCAGTTCCACGTCGTGCCGCGCACGGCTTCGGGCCTGCGCGTGGAGGCTCTTTCGACGATCGACGACACGCGCCGCGTCGGTGAAGTGTTTTTCGACGGCGTCGCCGTCGATGCCGGTACGAATCTCGAGATTGCGGATGCTTCGGCCGGCTTCGAGCGGGCGCTGGACGCCGCCAGGATCGTGCTGGCCGCCGATTCCCTCGGCGCCGCCGAGCGGTCTCTCGACGAAGCGGTCAAGTACGCACTGACGCGGGAGCAGTTCGGGCGCGTCATCGGTTCGTTCCAGGCGGTCAAGCACATGTGCGCCGAGGTTTTCGCCGAGATCGAGCCGCTGCGGTCGTTGTTGTGGTACGCGGCGTTCGCCTGGGACGAAAGGCGCGACGATGCGCCGATGATGGCCGCTTTGCTCAAGTCGCACGCCTGCGAAGCCGCGACCGAAGCGACGACGACCTGCGTACAGGTCTACGGTGGCATGGGTTTCACGTACGAGTGCGACATGCAGCTGTGGTTCAAGCGCGCCGGCTACAACCGCCAGATGCTCGGCTCGCCCGCCGCCCTGCGAGAGCTGGCCGCCGCAAGAATGTCCTGA
- a CDS encoding adenylate/guanylate cyclase domain-containing protein, which produces MGTRANDIWSAASAALLGKPELRGSEVQALAGAREGLRLWQAMGFAPVSSGETVFTTRDADALAFASSLLDSEEPGRELLLQMARTTGQALSRVAHMHVRAIAAEIESAARSQELTNAAAADRVAELAESLVRTHESFLGYIWRRHVLAAISQVVANALVHNGDEEAGTVGFADLVDFTATSQQLTETELIELVDHFEKIAYEEIPARGGRVVKTLGDEVMFSNPNATAAAETALALAAACKADPILTEVRVGLAMGPMLAWEGDLYGPTVNLANRLAAVARPGTVIVSENLAQRLANDGLFALVEIHHVKLKGIGRTQPWVLRPRVDEPHPAGR; this is translated from the coding sequence ATGGGAACCCGCGCGAACGACATCTGGAGCGCGGCGAGCGCGGCGCTTCTCGGCAAGCCCGAGCTTCGCGGATCCGAGGTGCAGGCTCTGGCCGGCGCCCGCGAAGGGCTTCGCCTGTGGCAGGCCATGGGATTCGCGCCGGTTTCCTCCGGCGAAACGGTGTTCACCACCAGGGACGCCGACGCACTCGCGTTCGCGTCCTCGCTGCTCGACAGTGAGGAGCCCGGCCGCGAGCTCCTGCTGCAGATGGCGCGCACCACCGGGCAGGCCCTTTCGCGCGTCGCGCACATGCACGTGCGAGCGATCGCCGCGGAGATCGAAAGCGCGGCGCGGTCGCAGGAGCTGACAAATGCAGCCGCAGCCGATCGTGTCGCCGAGCTCGCCGAATCTCTGGTGCGCACGCACGAGTCTTTCCTCGGATACATCTGGCGCCGTCACGTGCTCGCGGCCATCTCACAGGTCGTCGCGAACGCGCTCGTGCACAACGGTGACGAAGAGGCGGGCACCGTCGGATTTGCCGATCTCGTCGACTTCACCGCGACCAGCCAGCAGCTCACGGAAACGGAGCTGATCGAGCTCGTCGACCATTTCGAGAAGATCGCCTACGAGGAGATCCCCGCGCGCGGAGGCCGCGTCGTCAAGACTCTCGGAGACGAGGTCATGTTCAGCAACCCCAATGCGACTGCGGCTGCCGAGACCGCGCTGGCGCTGGCCGCCGCGTGCAAGGCGGACCCGATTCTGACCGAGGTTCGCGTAGGGCTCGCGATGGGGCCGATGCTCGCCTGGGAAGGCGACCTCTATGGTCCCACCGTCAACCTGGCCAACCGTCTGGCAGCGGTTGCAAGACCGGGCACGGTGATCGTCTCCGAAAACCTCGCGCAGCGCCTGGCAAACGACGGCCTGTTCGCGCTCGTCGAGATCCACCACGTCAAGTTGAAAGGCATCGGGCGCACGCAGCCGTGGGTGCTCAGGCCTCGCGTCGACGAGCCCCATCCGGCGGGGCGCTGA
- a CDS encoding EcsC family protein, with the protein MKLADADEQDLRYAKDLLEHPSLAARIANSLGKPIEQGISMLPTGAGELIATATRKSLDTALSFALASMDERRRDSVDWSHKLAVAMTGAAGGMFGLAALAVELPLSTTIMLRSIADVARSEGEQIKSAESKLACIEVFALGGYLPSDDAAESAYFAVRLALAKTLADAAEHLAGRGVTGSGVPAVVRFVSQVATRFGVPVSEKLVAQSLPVVGAAGGAVLNTLFIDHFQDMARGHFIVRRLERSYGRETVRVAYLRS; encoded by the coding sequence GTGAAGCTCGCGGACGCCGACGAACAGGACCTGCGATACGCGAAAGATCTGCTCGAGCACCCGAGCCTGGCAGCACGCATCGCCAATTCGCTCGGCAAGCCGATCGAGCAGGGCATCTCGATGTTGCCGACCGGCGCCGGCGAGCTGATCGCGACGGCGACGCGCAAGTCGCTCGACACCGCTCTCTCTTTCGCGCTGGCGTCGATGGACGAGCGACGTCGCGACTCGGTGGACTGGAGCCACAAGCTCGCGGTGGCGATGACCGGCGCGGCCGGCGGCATGTTCGGCCTGGCCGCCCTCGCGGTCGAGCTTCCGCTTTCGACGACGATCATGCTGCGCTCGATCGCCGACGTCGCGCGCAGTGAAGGCGAGCAGATCAAGTCGGCCGAATCCAAGCTCGCATGCATCGAGGTGTTCGCGCTCGGCGGTTACCTGCCGAGCGACGACGCTGCCGAATCGGCGTACTTCGCGGTGCGCCTGGCGCTTGCGAAGACGCTGGCGGATGCGGCCGAACACCTTGCGGGACGCGGTGTCACCGGATCCGGCGTGCCGGCGGTCGTGCGGTTCGTATCCCAGGTCGCGACCCGCTTCGGCGTGCCGGTTTCCGAGAAGCTCGTGGCGCAGAGCCTGCCGGTGGTCGGAGCGGCCGGCGGCGCGGTTCTGAACACCCTGTTCATCGACCACTTCCAGGACATGGCGCGCGGCCACTTCATCGTGCGCCGCCTCGAGCGCTCGTACGGGCGCGAGACGGTGCGCGTCGCGTATTTGCGATCGTAG
- a CDS encoding SAM-dependent methyltransferase, with the protein MKIEIEPVGFVRGGRGEAVDDDWGKEEARIELDSARFGADSLAGLGDFSHLLVIYHFHRADPSKIETAARHPRGNTAWPKVGIFAQRGKNRPNRIGVSTCEIAGVEGTTVRVRGLDAIDGTPVLDIKPFFRSFEPRTGVREPAWVAEIMSEYW; encoded by the coding sequence ATGAAAATCGAGATCGAGCCCGTGGGCTTCGTGCGCGGGGGCCGCGGCGAAGCGGTCGACGACGACTGGGGAAAAGAAGAGGCCCGCATCGAGCTCGACTCCGCGCGCTTCGGCGCGGATTCCCTGGCCGGGCTCGGCGATTTTTCGCACCTCCTCGTCATTTACCATTTCCACCGCGCCGATCCGTCGAAGATCGAAACCGCGGCGAGGCATCCGCGCGGAAACACCGCGTGGCCGAAAGTCGGGATCTTCGCGCAGCGAGGCAAGAACCGTCCGAACCGGATCGGTGTCTCGACGTGCGAGATCGCCGGCGTGGAAGGAACGACCGTGCGCGTGCGCGGACTCGACGCCATCGACGGCACTCCGGTGCTCGACATCAAGCCGTTCTTCCGCAGCTTCGAGCCGCGAACCGGCGTGCGCGAGCCCGCGTGGGTCGCGGAGATCATGTCCGAGTACTGGTGA